The following is a genomic window from Candidatus Vondammii sp. HM_W22.
ACCAATCTTCACGCTGGCCTGCTGAGAAAACACGTACTCAACTCGAGCCCGAACTCTTGATCGTTTTCGGTTTGCCTCTTGCCCCGTTCATTTAAGAGGCGTTTGCGTGTCGACTTGCGATGAATGTGACTGCGGTAATGCGCACCCGGTAAGGCGGCTTCCCGTTCTACACTGCGGTAAGCAGAATCGGCCCAGACACGGCCATTACTGTTGTTCTCATCCAGCCGTTCCTCGAAGACCTGGCTGTCGTGAACTTCTGCTGATGTGGTGACGTACTTGCGAATGACCTTGTGCTTCCGGATCTATGCTGATGTGGTTTTTGTACCCATAGTGGATTTTACCATCACTTCTTAGTCCAGCGGGCTTCAACATCCTTCTGGCGGCGTTTGTTACCGCCCCATGTCAGGGCTGTCTCCATATTTGGTTTGCCTATTTTCCTCTCGCGTATTGTGTCGCCTGGGTACTGGAACGATGACGGCATCTACAATCCATCCCTTGCGAGCACTGAAGCCTGCTGCATCAATCCGGATCAACGGCTCTGAAAAAAGTTTATCAACAAGGCCCCTTCTTTCAGGCGCTCACAATATACCCAAACTGTTTTAGCATTGGGAACCTTACCCTCCGGGCTCAGCCCAGGAAAACGACAAAAGCTATAGCGATCCCGTATTTGGAGCTCTATTTTATCATCGGACAGATTGAATAAATGCTGTAGGGCCAACACCTGAACATCAGTACCGCATCGTAAGGTGGGCGCCCACCTTTACTGGGATCACTGTTTTTGTAAACGGAGCCCTACAATACCCGAAAAGCCTCCCGGTCTATGGTCCTTTCCAGCTTTGGCGGCGGGTCTCCCAGTTGCTCAAGGAGTTCAAGGAGTTCAAGGAGTTCAAGTCGATCTTGATGATCAAAAAAACTCGGTTGCATGGCTTTTATCAATGGTTGGTTGAGTCGGTTACTATTATCGCTGATTTGGGAAGGTTTTTAGGGGCTCCCATATACCTCCTTCGGCATCAAGACTAATTTCAGGAACCCTTCCCTTATTTTGATTATCTTTGGCGTAATGATGCTGGCACCAAAGCTGATCCCTCAATCACCAACTGAACTGGAGCAGTCCCAAGCAAACGATGATACCAGCACACCGGCACTGGACACCCAAGCGCCGGATAAATCCTTCGTCCAAGCCGAAATCAAACGACTGGCGGTTGTTGACTCGTTCAACCAATCCTCCCGGCCACAATAACCTCTACCTGAACCCAACCCCGCTATCTTAGCCGCAACAGAACCGACAGTTCGGGAGACGCCTGAAGTGACAACAATACAGGCCGAGCTCAGTATTCCAACAATAAACATCGAGAAACCTGCCGCCATTTCCCATTTCCCATTTCCCATTTCCCATTTCCCATTTCAACAGGCTATCAGGGAATTCACCACCGACTTCATCGTAAATTTTCGGCACTTGATTGTAAACTGAAGGTTCTCGCTCCAGAAATTGAAGGCGGCGTTCCCGCTGCCAACGCACTGGGGAGCGCCATATCCATGCCTTCGCAAACATCCGCAGGGCGCTATTGATAACTTGCATCGAATGCAGCAAAACTCAATCGGTACTTCAACGCAACCAACTTCCCATAATCCGGAAACCTTCTGCCTTTTACCTTTAAATCAACCCGATAAACCTTTACTCTTAATGGTAATGGAGTCTGGAGATATTCATGTCACAAGATTGCAGTTATAACGAACTCTATCCCCTACAGGTGCTCGACGACAGTATGGAACCCGAGTTTCCGGAGAAGTGCGTGCTGGTAATCGAACCCTCTCAGGTGTGCGCCAGTGGTGCCTATGTGATTGTCAGCGTCGATGGCGAGCGCTGGTTTCGTCAATTCATCCGGGAGGATGACGGCAGTGAACGGCTGATCGCGGTTAACGATAACTATCCGGCCATTGGCCTGAAACAGGACAATTACCAGATTGAAGGCGTCATCATCCAGCGAAACAGAAAACACTACAAACCCTATGAACCAAACAACGGCGAGCCTCTCCAATAAGCCATGTGCCACTCACGCCTTCCGGTATTGCTGTTTACTGGCCTTCTGATCCTCCTGCTCAGTGGCTGCAGTGAAAAACCGACTGCCGGGCCTTCCGGGAAAAAGCGCTCTGGTACAGAGCATCTGGTAGAGATGGTCGTGGTCAGTCCAGAGCAGGTCAGCAGTGCCCACGAGCGGACTGGCAGCCTCAGGGCGAGGCGCATCGTACGCATTCACAATCAGGAAGAGGGGCGCATCACCAGCATACCCTTCTTTGAAGGTGATGCCATAGCAAGCGGTGACACCCTGGTCCGACTTGAAGATGCCATGCTCAGGGCCCAGCTGGATAAAGCCAGGGCAACCACCCGGCAAGCTCAGCTCGACCTGAAGCGGATAGGTGATTTGGTAAAAAAACGTGTCGCTTCAGATGATGAGCAGGCCCGTGCCCGCACTGCACTCGATGTGGCCAAAGCTGAACAGAAACTGCTGGATATCCGCCTGAGCTATACCCGCATTACCGCCCCCTTCTCGGGGGTTATCAGCGAACGCAATATGGAACCCGGGGACCTGGCCCCGAAAAACAGTCATCGGCTGACATTGACGGACCCTGATTCCCTAGTGACTGAGATACACGTCTCTGAACTGCTGCTCCCCCACCTCAAGCGTGGCGATCCTGTTACGGTAGGCATAGATGCTCTGGGCAACCTCCCCGTCTCCGGAAAGATACAGCGGATACATCCCGAACTTGATCAAGCCACCCGCCAGGGTGTAGTGGAAATCGCCCTCACCCATATTCCCGAGGGAGCAAAGGCGGGACAATTCGTCAGAATAACCTTTAAAACAGCCCAGGTGGAACGCATTCTGCTGCCCTTTGCCGCAGTCAGGCGTGACCGTGACGGTGAATTTGTCTACCGGCTGAATGAGAAACGCCAGGCCCTCCGTACACCGGTCCGCAGCGGTAATTCGTATAGCCGATAAAATAGAGATTACCCAAGGTCTGGAGCCAGGCCAGCAGGTCATCAGCCGGGGATTTTTGGGACTAACCGAGGGAAAAAAGGTCAAACCGGTGAATGCCAATAAAACAGCCCTGACCTCCATGGTGAAAAAACCAACTCCAGACAACCAATGAGCAAACCAAACAAAGCCATCGGCCGCGGCCTCGCAAGCTGGTCTATCCACCACCCCATCGGTGTTGTGATGATCACACTCGCGGTGATGATTTTAGGCGTTTTTGCACTGGACCGGCTGAATATCGGCCTTTTACCCCAGCTTATTTATCCGGATATCCGGGTACGTATCATCGATCCGGGCGTCCCCGCCACCATCATGGAAGATGAGGTAACCCGCCAATTGGAGGAACAACTGGCGATTACCGAAGATGCCATCCATGTGGAGTCTCAAACCGCTGAAGGGCGCAGCGCCGTCTCCCTCTCCTTTGCCTACGGCAAGGATATCGACGTTGCACTGCGCGACGCCAGTACCCGACTGGACCGTGCCAAACGTTTTCTGCCCGACACCATTGAACCGCCGGTCATCTACAAGCGCGATCCATCCCAGCTCCCAGTGGCGGAATATGTCATCAGTTCGGCCCTGCGGGACCCGGTAGAACTGCGCAGCTGGGTGGATTACAGCCTGGGTAAATGGCTATTGAATATTCATGGAGTGGCAGCGGCTGAAGTGGGTGGCGGCCTTGTTCGTGAGATTCAGGTGTTGGTGGACCAGGATCGTCTGGTGGGTATAGGCCTGGATATACTGGATATCGCCGATGCTCTGGAAGAGGGGAATAAAGAGACACCGGCAGGCCGCCTGATTATGCAGCAGGGCGAGATCAGCGGCCGCACAGCAGGCCGCTTCATTAATATGGAAGAGATCATCAATCTGCCGATTATCCTGAATTCGGACAGTGGATCGCCAGCCCGGCTGATTCATCTCAGTGAGGTGGCCCAGGTTATTGACGGCGCCGAAGAGGAGCCCTGCGCATTCGCCTGAACGGCCTGCCGGGGATCAAGCTTTCAATTCAAAAGCAGGCCAGTGCAAATACCGTCACAGTGGTCGATGCGGTCAATAAATAGCTGGCTGAGCTGGAGGCGAACAACCTGATTCCGGACGATATTGAGATTCACAGTGTCGGCGACGAAGCCCGTTATGTCAGACGCTCGCTGAACAATGCGATAACCGCAGCCAGCAGCGGCGCCCTGCTGGCCATGCTGGTGGTCTATATCTTCCTCGGTAGCCTGCGGCGCACCCTGATCATCGGCAACGCTATCCCCATCGCCATTCTGGTCACCTTTATTCTCATGGCCGGCGGCGGCCTGACCCTCAATATTATGACCCTGGGTGGCCTTGCTCTGGGTATAGGCATGCTGGTGGACAGCACGATTGTGATGCTGGAGAACATCTACCGGCATCAGCGTGAAGGTGAGGCACCGGAGAGTGCATCACGGTTGGCTGCCAGCGAGGTTAACAGTACTATTGTCGCCTCCACCTCGACCAATCTTGCGGCAGTGCTACCGTTCCTGTTTATCACCGGCCTTTCAAAGAGCTGATTTTTACCATCTCAGCCGCCATTGTCGCCGCCATGCTGGTGGCGTTGACCCTGGTGCCGGCCCTGGCCGGGCATATCCCGGTCGGGCGTGAAGGCATGCTGAGACGTTCTATCAACCGGGCAATCGAGGCACTGCAGAACGGCTATGCATGGCTGCTCAGCTGGCTGATCAAGGCGCCCTGGCTGATCATCATCATCTTCATTGGCGGATTGGCGATTACCGCACCCCAACTGCTGGAGAGTAAGCAGATATTCCTGCCGCGGATGGATGAGGGACGGGTCTACGTCAGCATAACGGCTGACCGCGGCACCAACGTGGCGTACATGAACACCCTGACCGAAAAGATAGAAAAAATTCTTGCCGCCGAGCCAGAGGTGGAGACCCTGTTTACCACCGTCGGCGGCCATGTCTTCGGCCGTTCTCAGCACGAGTCACCAAACCGCGCTAGTATTAAAGTCCAGCTCAAACCAAAACAGCAGCGCAGTGGCATCAGCAGTCAGCAATGGATTGAAAAGATGCAGAAAAAGGTGGCAAAGGCGCAATTGGCAGGGGTGAGAATCCGCATGCGCAGTGCCGGCATCCGGGGGATCAGCCTGAACCGCAGCGACGATGACTTTGCCTTGCGGATAAAAGGGCCTGATCTGGCAGTGCTGGAAAAAATTGCAGGGCGGGTACTGGAACAACTGAAAGAGGTTAAGGGCCTACGCAATCTGCAGCACTCCGCGGAGACCAAGAATCAGGAGATCTCCATCCAGGTTGACCGGGAACGCGCTGCGGGTTACGGACTCTCCCTGGCCGATGTGGGCAAGGCGGTACGTTTTGCCCTCCAGGGCAACAACATTACCGATTTCATCGCCGATGACCGCTCTATCGATATCATGCTTCGTCTGAACCGGGATGATATTGCCAATCCGGCAGATATAGAGGAGATCATTCTGCTCAACCAGAACTCACAACGGGTCCCGGTACGGTTGTCGGATTTCGCCAAGGTGGCGATCGTCCCAACACCCTCTGCCATTATGCGCGACCGCCAGCAGCGCATTGTGGAGGTGACAGCCTCCCTTATCGGGGATATCACCCTGACCGAGGCGATCGAGTCCGCTGATGCCTCGCTGGAGAGTCTGGAGGTCCCCAAGGGGTATAGGATTTACGAAGCGGGCAATCTGGAGACCCTGCAGGAAGGCCGGGACGTCAGCAGACAACTGCTGGGACTGGCGCTGTTCCTGGTTTTTGTGATGATGGCGGTGCAGTATGAATCTCTGCGCAATCCACTGGTGATTATCCTCAGTGTCCCCTTTGCCATTATCGGGGTAACGCTTGGGCTGGAGTTTACCGGTCTGCCGCTCTCTATGCCGGTCTGGCTCGGCATGATCATG
Proteins encoded in this region:
- a CDS encoding S24 family peptidase encodes the protein MSQDCSYNELYPLQVLDDSMEPEFPEKCVLVIEPSQVCASGAYVIVSVDGERWFRQFIREDDGSERLIAVNDNYPAIGLKQDNYQIEGVIIQRNRKHYKPYEPNNGEPLQ
- a CDS encoding efflux RND transporter permease subunit, with translation MSKPNKAIGRGLASWSIHHPIGVVMITLAVMILGVFALDRLNIGLLPQLIYPDIRVRIIDPGVPATIMEDEVTRQLEEQLAITEDAIHVESQTAEGRSAVSLSFAYGKDIDVALRDASTRLDRAKRFLPDTIEPPVIYKRDPSQLPVAEYVISSALRDPVELRSWVDYSLGKWLLNIHGVAAAEVGGGLVREIQVLVDQDRLVGIGLDILDIADALEEGNKETPAGRLIMQQGEISGRTAGRFINMEEIINLPIILNSDSGSPARLIHLSEVAQVIDGAEEEPCAFA
- a CDS encoding efflux RND transporter periplasmic adaptor subunit encodes the protein MCHSRLPVLLFTGLLILLLSGCSEKPTAGPSGKKRSGTEHLVEMVVVSPEQVSSAHERTGSLRARRIVRIHNQEEGRITSIPFFEGDAIASGDTLVRLEDAMLRAQLDKARATTRQAQLDLKRIGDLVKKRVASDDEQARARTALDVAKAEQKLLDIRLSYTRITAPFSGVISERNMEPGDLAPKNSHRLTLTDPDSLVTEIHVSELLLPHLKRGDPVTVGIDALGNLPVSGKIQRIHPELDQATRQGVVEIALTHIPEGAKAGQFVRITFKTAQVERILLPFAAVRRDRDGEFVYRLNEKRQALRTPVRSGNSYSR